A region from the Candidatus Poribacteria bacterium genome encodes:
- a CDS encoding SDR family NAD(P)-dependent oxidoreductase: MVSPSHPNATEIGRLDGKVVVVTGASKGIGKATTSAFAAAGAKVVLAARTRETLEQVARELSGGGVSNPDSILVVPTDVTDADAVQRLIQRTLDVYQHVDILVNNAGIGHFGPVVDFAPDDWDTVLNSNLKAIYLCAKYALPSMLAQGGGQIINVLSIAAKVAFEASAAYCAAKAGALALTKVLASEVRQQNVRVTAVLPGSVHTPFWDDVPQHPDFDQMLKPEHVADTIISICQQPPGMVTEEIVVMPPLGIL, from the coding sequence ATGGTTTCTCCGAGTCATCCTAATGCAACAGAGATAGGGAGACTTGACGGAAAGGTCGTGGTGGTGACCGGGGCATCAAAAGGAATAGGCAAAGCAACCACTTCCGCTTTCGCAGCAGCAGGCGCGAAAGTTGTACTCGCTGCCCGAACACGCGAGACACTTGAACAGGTCGCACGCGAGCTTAGCGGAGGAGGGGTTTCTAACCCCGATTCCATACTTGTTGTTCCTACGGATGTCACTGACGCGGATGCTGTGCAGCGACTTATTCAACGGACACTGGATGTTTACCAACACGTGGATATCCTTGTCAACAACGCCGGAATCGGTCATTTTGGACCGGTTGTCGATTTCGCTCCTGACGACTGGGACACCGTCCTCAATTCTAATTTAAAGGCGATTTACCTCTGCGCGAAGTATGCGCTTCCGTCCATGTTGGCGCAAGGTGGTGGGCAGATTATCAACGTACTTTCGATCGCAGCAAAGGTAGCGTTTGAAGCGTCGGCTGCTTATTGTGCCGCAAAGGCAGGGGCGTTAGCACTAACAAAAGTTTTAGCCAGTGAGGTTCGCCAGCAGAATGTTCGGGTTACCGCTGTCTTACCCGGCTCGGTGCATACGCCATTTTGGGATGATGTCCCGCAACACCCCGACTTTGACCAGATGTTAAAACCCGAACATGTCGCAGATACGATTATCTCTATCTGTCAGCAGCCGCCCGGTATGGTGACAGAAGAAATCGTTGTAATGCCGCCGCTCGGAATTCTTTAA